In one Amia ocellicauda isolate fAmiCal2 chromosome 2, fAmiCal2.hap1, whole genome shotgun sequence genomic region, the following are encoded:
- the cyp7a1 gene encoding cytochrome P450 7A1, translated as MILSIALIWGFVVGLCCCLWLILGIRRRRPGEPPVENGLIPYLGCALQFGANPLDFLRSRQMKYGHIFTCKIAGQYVHFLTDPFSYHAVIRQGRHLDWKKFHFSASAKAFGHESMDPSDGYTTENLHQTFIKTMQGDALPSLIENMMENLQCVMLQSNTLKINSKDWVTEGIFAFCYKVMFESGYLTLFGKELSAYEDKTLARQEAQKALVLNALENFKEFDKIFPALVAGLPIHVFKSAHSARENLAKTLLHENLSKRQNISDLISLRMFLNDTLSTFNDMSKARTHVALLWASQANTLPATFWTLFYLIRCPEAMKAASEEVKRTLEKSGQKASLDGSHIFLKREQLDDMPILDSIIKESMRLSSASLNIRVAKENFLLHLDNNESYDIRKDDVIALYPQLLHFDPEIYEDPLTFKYDRYLDDNGQEKTSFFRNGRKLRYYYMPFGSGVTKCPGRFFAVHEIKQFLSLLLSYFDMELADPHVKIPQLDQSRAGLGILQPTYDVNFRYRMKNL; from the exons ATGATTCTTAGCATTGCATTGATCTGGGGATTTGTAGTTGGGCTTTGTTGCTGCTTGTGGCTTATTCTGGGGATCCGCAGAAG GCGTCCAGGAGAGCCTCCAGTAGAGAATGGTCTTATCCCATATCTTGGATGTGCACTTCAGTTTGGTGCTAATCCTCTTGACTTTCTCCGAAGTCGGCAAATGAAGTACGGGCACATCTTCACATGCAAGATTGCAGGCCAATATGTTCATTTCCTCACAGACCCTTTCTCATATCATGCTGTCATCCGCCAGGGAAGGCATCTGGACTGGAAAAAATTTCACTTTTCTGCCTCTGCCAAG GCATTTGGACATGAAAGCATGGATCCCAGTGATGGCTACACCACAGAAAACCTGCACCAGACATTTATCAAAACAATGCAGGGGGACGCCCTGCCATCTCTCATAGAAAACATGATGGAGAACCTTCAGTGTGTTATGCTGCAGTCAAACACACTGAAAATCAACTCAAAAGACTGGGTCACAGAAGGTATCTTTGCCTTCTGCTACAAAGTGATGTTCGAGTCTGGCTACTTAACACTCTTTGGCAAAGAGCTCAGTGCTTATGAAGACAAAACCCTTGCCAGGCAGGAAGCTCAAAAGGCACTGGTTCTGAATGCTCTGGAAAATTTCAAAGAGTTTGACAAGATCTTCCCTGCTCTTGTCGCTGGACTCCCCATTCATGTTTTCAAGAGTGCTCATAGTGCTCGAGAAAACCTCGCCAAGACCCTTCTCCATGAAAAccttagcaaaaggcaaaatatTTCTGATTTAATTTCCCTCCGGATGTTTCTGAATGACACCTTATCCACCTTTAATGATATGAGTAAGGCACGAACCCATGTAGCTTTGCTATGGGCATCACAAGCCAACACATTACCAGCCACGTTCTGGACTTTGTTCTATTTGATCAG GTGTCCTGAGGCAATGAAAGCCGCCAGTGAGGAAGTGAAGAGGACACTGGAGAAATCTGGTCAGAAAGCTAGTTTAGACGGAAGCCATATTTTCTTGAAGAGAGAGCAGTTGGATGACATGCCCATTCTAG ATAGCATCATCAAGGAATCCATGAGGCTATCTAGTGCATCCCTAAATATCCGAGTTGCCAAGGAAAATTTCTTACTACACTTAGATAACAATGAATCCTACGACATTCGTAAAGATGATGTTATAGCACTATATCCACAACTACTCCACTTTGATCCAGAAATTTACGAAGACCCACTG ACATTCAAATATGACAGATACCTGGATGACAATGGACAAGAGAAGACATCCTTTTTCAGAAATGGTCGCAAACTAAGATATTACTACATGCCTTTTGGCTCCGGAGTGACAAAATGCCCTGGGAGGTTTTTTGCCGTACATGAAATCAAACAGTTCTTGTCTCTGCTGCTCTCCTACTTTGACATGGAACTTGCAGACCCACATGTGAAAATCCCTCAGCTGGATCAATCTCGAGCTGGACTGGGAATTTTGCAACCGACCTATGATGTAAATTTTAGGTACAGAATGAAGAacttataa